Within the bacterium (Candidatus Blackallbacteria) CG13_big_fil_rev_8_21_14_2_50_49_14 genome, the region CCTATGGTGTAGATTGGGGGGGAGCTTACCCGACATCCTATGCTTCGCTTCAAACCGAAGCTGTTGTGGGCAATTACGCAAAGTCTTATACCAATCCTTTTTCTTCTGTTACCGTTTCTCTGAGTGTGGATACGGATTGTAAGCGTTTGGCAGAGGTGATCACGGGTTCAAATGCGCCTTCAAGTTATACCACTACTGCCACATATACAGGGCCCGGAGCAACCCAATGTTTTGGGCAAGTGATCTACCGTCGAGCCGTTTCTGGTGCGACTTTATATGCGGTTTATGGGCTTGATAAACAGGCGCGGTTTATTCAAGACAAAGGGCGTATTTTGGATTTGAGTAATTCCTGAGCGGGTTTTAGTTTGCGTTTTGTTGTGTGTTGGGAGTGGGAATATTCAACCAACGTTCACCCAGCCAACCCTTGCGTGTTTCGAGCTTGACATTGGCTCCCCCCTGAAAATGACTCCAGAGGCTGGCATTCACCTTGAAAATAGGGGGCGGTGCCTGGAGGTTTTGGCAGCTTATATAGAGTAGATAAGGGGTATTTCCTGCTGTTTTGGGATCGAAGTCAGAAGGACGAATATGGCAGTTGTACTGGTGTATTTCGCTTCCTTCACTTAAAAAATTGAGGGGCAGTACCAAGCTGCAGAGAGCGCCCAGAATCAAAATAAAAGTAACAAAGGGGCGGTATTGATGCATGGCCCGAAGGAGAATCAGGGGAGTATGTTCTTTGCGGCTCATTTGTCCCATGTGAAAGCGGATACGCAATAGAATCAGGGCCAGGAGCAGGAGTAAAATATTGGGAATCAATAAAAGCGTGGGGGATTGAAAAAAGTGATTGGCGGCCAAGAGCGTATAGAGAGAAAAGGTTGAACTCAAAAGCAGGATCCAGGCTGCGGCGAATAAGCCCTGAAACCAACTGGTGCTGCGAAGCTCTTCAAATTCTTCATGCAGTTGAGCGGTGCCTTTGATGGCCATGAATCTCTCCTGAGCGTAGGGTTGTCTCCTTAAGAATAGCTTGAGAACGCCAGAAGATCTACTGCCTGATTCGTTCTTTTCTTGCGGTTGTTTTCTGAAGTTTGCAGCTTGGGGGAAGCAATCGAGCGATGCAGAAAATCATCAAAAGAATGTTAAAGTGAGATCATCTTTTCTTTGGAGTCTGGTGTTCATGTTCAAAGCGATCCAAAATTTACGCTGTTTGGGGCTGTTTTTACTTGTCTTTTCATTTTTGACTATCTTGGCTCCGCATGCTTGGGCGCAGACCAAAGAAGCTGTGGCGGTTCTTGAGTTAAGGGCCCAGGGAAACCTGGATCAGGCTGAAGCCAGTCTTTTAACCGATCGGGTGCGCAGTCTGGTGGTACAAAACCCTGGCTTTAAAGTTCTTGAGCGTGAAGGAATGGATCGTATTTTGCGGGAGCAGGGTTTTCAAGCGACGCAAAACTGTGAAAATGAAGCCTGTTCGGTCAAGTTGGGCCGGTTGCTGGCCGTCCGAAAAATCATTACAGGCAGTGTGAGCAAGCTTGGCTCAATTTATACCTTGAGTTTGCGTGTGGTGGATGTGGAACAGGGTACGATTTTGGCTGAGCGTTTTGTGGATTGCAATTGTTCTCTACAATCCCTTCTGTTTGAACAGGTTTCACCCCTGCTTCAGCAATTGCTGGGCCAGGCTCCAACTGTTTTGCCTGATGCCGTCAAGCCCTCTGAACCTTCCATCCGAAAACGCAAACCCTTTCAGTTGGGGCTGGAAGGAGGGTTTTCCGATTATTGGGGGGTAACCCTGGGATACAACTTCAATGAATATTTGGCCTTGCGCTTGGGCGCTACCTATCATCAAATGCAATTCAATGCTAATTTTAGTACTTCAGACGGGATTGGCGGGGTCGCTGGCTTACGGGCTTATTTCAATCCGCATGATTGGGCGGGTTTTGTAGAGGTGGCGGCAACGACTGAGCTTTGGTTTATTCCCCGCTTGGGTTTAGAATATCGCAATGATTGGGGACTCAATCTGTGGTTGGCGGGGGGCTGGCGTTATCGCTATGTCAATGGTGGTCAATTCGATGCCGTTGGGGGAGTGGGTTACGCGTTTTAAGCGCTGTGGCAAGAGCCTAAGGCTTTTCCTGTCTATCTAAGTCTGTGCTGTCTGCCTTGAAATTCTACCCCCGTGTATAATGAGTGGGTATGCGATCGGGCCCCTGCCCCGGTGCGTGAATAACCCTCCTTAGGAAGGACATGGCAATGACCGAAGCACACGAAGATGCCCATGCCATCGAAGAAATTGAAACCCGTGAATGGCTTGAATCTCTTGATTACGTGATTCAAGACGGTGGCTCTGAACGAACCCGCCGCTTGTTTGTACGTTTACAGAACCGCGCTGCCAAATTTGGCGTGGATTTACCTTATTCAACCACGACCCCCTATGTGAATACGATTCCCCGCCACCAGCAACCCCCCTATCCAGGTCGTTACGAGATTGAACGCCGGATCAAGAGCATTATGCGTTGGAATGCCATGGCCATGGTGGTGCGTGCCAACCGCGATGAAGACGGGATTGGCGGCCATCTTTCTTCCTTTGCCTCCAGCGCAACGCTCTATGAGGTAGGTTTTAACCATTTCTTTCAGGGTAAGCATGGCGAAAAGGCTGCCGATCAGATTTACTTTCAAGGCCATGCCGCACCCGGGATTTATGCCCGCGCTTTTCTTGAGGGGCGTTTAAGTGAAGAACAGCTCAGCAATTACCGGCGTGAACTGCAAACCGGAGGCGGGCTTTCTTCTTATCCCCATCCCTGGTTGATGCCTGATTTTTGGGAGTTCCCCACTGTTTCCATGGGCTTGGGTCCTTTGATGTCCATTTACCAGGCCCGATTCAATAAATACCTTGAAAACCGGGGTTTAAAAAAACAAACGGGTAAGGTCTGGGCCTTTTTGGGCGATGGCGAAATGGATGAGCCTGAATCCTTGGGGGCGATTAGCCTGGCGGGTCGTGAGCAGTTGGACAATCTGGTCTTTGTGATCAATTGCAATCTCCAGCGCCTGGATGGCCCGGTGCGTGGCAATGGTAAGATTGTCCAGGAACTGGAAGGCGTTTTCCGCGGTGCAGGTTGGAATGTGCTCAAAGTGCTTTGGGGCAGCGATTGGGATACCCTGCTTGAAAAAGACAAGACCGGTCTGTTGGTTCAACGCATGAATGAAACCCTCGACGGTGAATACCAGAAGATTAAAGCCAGCGGTTCCGGGGCCTATGTGCGCGAACATTTCTTTGGTAAATATCCCGAATTGTTGGAACTGGTCGAAGACTATACCGATGACCAGCTCTGGAATCTGCACCGGGGGGGCCATGACTCTCTCAAGGTCTATGCTGCTTACCATCAGGCAGTACATACCCAGGGCATGCCCACGGTGATTCTGGCCAAAACAATCAAGGGCTATGGTTTGGGCGATTCTGGTCAAGGCAAGAATGTCGCCCACCAACAGAAAAAACTGACCGAGGACGAAATCCGTGAGTTCCGCTCGCGCTTTGGTATTCCGATTGCCGATGAAGATTTACTGAGTGTGCCCTTTTACAAACCCAGCCCCGACAGTGATGAAATGCAGTATTTGCACGAACATCGCCAGAAATTGGGCGGGCCTGTTCCTCAGCGTCGTGTGCAATTGGCCCCACTGGCCCCTCCGCCGGATAAACTTTTTTCAGAATTCGATGGCGGCAGCGAGGGACGCGAGCTTTCAACGACCATGGCCTATGTGCGCATGCTTTCCCGTTTTCTCAAAGATAAAAACCTTGGGCCCCTGATTGTGCCGATTATCCCAGATGAAGCCCGTACCTTTGGCATGGAGGGCCTGTTTAATCTCTATGGGATTTACTCCCATGCGGGTCAAAAATATGATCCCGTGGACAGCGATTCATTGATGCGCTACCGCGAAGCCCAAAATGGGCAGATTCTTGAAGAGGGGATTACGGAAGCGGGTTCGCTTTCCTCTTTTATTGCCGCAGGTACAGCCTATGCCAGTCATGGCGTAAATACCATTCCCTTTTTCACTTTTTATTCGATGTTTGGTTTGCAACGTGTGGGGGATTTGGTTTGGGCGGCCGGAGATATGCGCTGCAAGGGCTTTTTAATGGGGGCTACTGCCGGGCGTACCACCCTGGCAGGCGAAGGTTTGCAGCATCAGGATGGAAACAGCCATGTGCTGGCGCTTCCCCACCCGACCTTAAAGGCCTATGACCCCGCCTTTGCCTATGAGATCGGCGTTTTGCTCCAAGAGGGTATTCGTCGGATGTATGTTGAACAAAAAGATGAATTTTACTATATCACCATTGGCAATGAGGCCTATGCACAGCCCCCCATGCCAGAGGGAGTGCGTGAAGGCATTCTCAAAGGGCTTTACCGCTTCAAACGTTCGGAGTTGGTGCAGCCCAAGGCCCGTGTGCAGCTTTGGGGCAGTGGGGCGTTAATGCCGGGTGTGCTCAAGGCCGCTGAAATGCTTGAACGCTACGGTGTTGCTGCAGACGTTTGGAGTGTGACCAGTTACAAGGAACTTTACCAGGATGCTTTGGATGCCGAGCGTTGGAATTTGCTGCATCCGGAACAGCCCGAACGTCAGAGTTGGTTACAAGCCGCTCTGGCTGAGACCGAAGGCCCGGTAATTGCGATTTCTGACTATTGCAAAGTGCTTGCACTTTCTTTGGCCAAATGGGTTCCCCAAGGTTTGATTGCATTGGGTACCGATGGCTTTGGCCGCAGCGAAGGCCGTACTGATTTGCGTCGCTTTTTTGAGGTTGATGCTGAACATACCACTTGGACTGCTTTAAGCCATTTGGTTCGCGCTGGAAAACTGGATGCAAGCCTGCTTAAAGAGGCGCGATCTGCCTTGCGGATTGATCCAGAAAAACCCAATCCAATGAGCGTTTAAGGAGGCTGCCATGAAACGTGAAATTTTTGTGCCCAAATTGGGCGATAATGTAGCTGCAGCCGAAATTACCCAGGTTTTGGTGGCTGTGGGTGATCGCATTGCGGTGGATCAGCCTTTGATTGAATTGGAGTCTGACAAGGCTTCGGTTGAGATTCCTTCTCCTGCGGCTGGGGTGGTGCAGTCTTTGGCTGTCAAAGAAGGTGACAGTCTGCAAGAGGGCAGTTTGATTCTCGTGCTTGAGGAAACAGGCGCATCAGAGCCTGTTGAGGTACCTGTGGAAAAGCCTGTGGAAAAACAGTCTGAAAAGGTTCCTGATCCGGTTGTGGCTGTCGCCCCAGCTTCAGGTGCTTTTGAAATGCGCATCCCCAAGCTGGGAGACAATGTGGCTGCAGCTGAAATCACCCAATTGCTGGTGGCTGTTGGCGATATGCTTGAAAAGGATCAAGCGGTTTTGGAGTTGGAGTCTGACAAGGCTTCGGTTGAAATTCCTGCTCCTGTGGCTGGGGTAGTGAAATCCTTGGCTGTCAAACCAGGGGATAGCGTGAAAGAAGGCGATTTGGTCTTGGTTCTGGAGAGCTCTGCAGGGGCCACGGTTCCGCAGCCTGTTGCCCAAGCAGCTCCTGCTCAGGCTCCTGCTTCTGTGCCCGCTGCTCCTGTGGTCCCCGTGGCCGGGGTTGCCAAACCAGTGCCTGAACCCTTGGCCCCTTCTGAGAATCCGATTCCGGCAGCTCCTTCTGTGCGCCTTTTTGCACGTGAATTGGGGGTTGATCTTCGCCAGGTTAAGGGCAGTGGTCCACGGGGTCGGATTTCGAAAGAGGATGTCAAACTGTGGGTGAAAGCTGCGCTCAAAACAGGGCCTGCTGCACCACTTGGCAGCGCTGTCAGTTTGAGTGTGCCTGATTTGCCCGACTTCAGCCAATGGGGTGGGGTGCACACCGAAAAACTTACGCCTGTGCGCCGTGCGACAGCGGCGCAAATGCACCGGGCCTGGAGCCAGATTCCCCATGTCACGCAGTTTGATCAGGCCGATATCACCGAAGTTGAAACCTTCCGCAAGGCCCGTGCCAAGCAGGTTGAAGCCGCCGGTGGCAAACTGACGGTGACGGCCATTCTGCTCAAGCTTTGTGGTCTGGCGCTGAAGCGGTTCCCCAAATTTAATGCCAGTCTGGATCTGAAAAATGATCAGCTGATTTACAAAGAATATGTCAATATTGGCGTGGCAGTGGATACGCCCCGTGGCTTGCTCGTTCCCGTGATCCGCGCTGTGGATCGCAAGGGGGTAACCGGTCTTTCGGTGGAATTGGGTGAGATTGCCAAAAAAGCCCGCGATCGCAAATTGGGCAGTGAAGATTTGCAGGGAGCGGGTTTCAGTATTTCCAATCTGGGTGGGGTGGGAACCACCTATTTCACCCCGATTGTAAATTGGCCTGAGGTGGCGATTTTGGGTGTGGGCCGGGCGCAAACCCAGCCTGTCTGGCGTGATGGACAATTTGTACCCCGTCAGATCATGCCGCTTTCGTTGTCCTATGACCACCGTGTCATTGATGGTGCTGAGGCAGCGCGCTTTCTGCGCTTTTTGGCTGAAGCGCTTGAATCCCCGCTGATGCTCTTGATGGAAGGAGATCTTTAAAACGTATGAATCATGAATCGTATCAGGTGATTGTTCTGGGCGGTGGCCCAGGTGGTTATGCAGCAGCCTTTATGGCTGCTGATCTGGGCTTGAAAGTGGCCCTGGTTGAAAAACGGGTCAATCCCGGTGGGGTTTGCCTGTTTGAAGGCTGTATCCCTTCCAAAGCCTTTCTACATGCTGCCGAATTGATCAATGAAAGCAAGCATGCTGCCAGTTTTGGTTTGGAATTTGCGCCCCCCAAAATCGATATCGACAAACTGCGGGCCTGGAAAGATACCAAGGTGGTAAAAGGGCTGACTGGCGGCTTGGGCCAATTGGCCAAGGCCCGCAAGGTGCAGTTTATCCAGGGCACGGGCACGATTCAGGATACCCATCATCTGCAGGTAGAAACAGCCAATGGCCAGCAAACTTTGCATTTTGAACATCTGATTGTGGCGACGGGTTCCAGCCCGATTGTCTTGCCCTTTTTGCCCAAATCTCCACGGGTGATGGATTCGACAGCTGCGCTTGAATTGCCCGATATTCCTGAGCGCCTGCTGGTACTGGGTGGCGGCTATATTGGGCTCGAAATGGCGACTGTTTATGCGGCCTTGGGTTCAAAAGTAACCGTGGTTGAAATGCTGGATTCTCTCTTGGCAGGAGCCGACCCTGATCTGGTCAAACCTTTGCACAAACGGATTGAAAAACAATTGGCTGCCATTTTGCTGAAAACCAAAGTCACAGGCGCCAAAGAACAGGGTGAAGAACTGGTGGTCAGCTTTGAAGGGCCTGATGGCAAAGCCTTTGAACAGACCTTTGATCGGATTTTGGTTTCCGTGGGCCGCCGTCCCAATGGCAAAGGCATTGGGCTTGAGAATACCAAAATTGAACTCGATCAGCAGGGCTTTATTCCTGTTAATCCCCAGCGCCAGACTGTAGAGCCTTCGATCTATGCGATTGGTGACGTTGCTGGGCAACCTATGCTGGCCCACAAGGCCTCTCATGAGGGCCGTGTCGCGGTAGAGGCGATTGCTGGGCACAAGGTGGCCTTTGAACCCTATGCGATTCCGGCCGTGGTCTTTACCGATCCTGAGGTCGCTTGGTGTGGTCTGACTGAACGTGAAGCCGAGGCCCAGGGCCGTAAGGTAGAAGTAGCCAAGTTTCCATGGGCAGCTTCTGGCCGTGCTTTGACCCTGGATCGTACCGAAGGTTTGACCAAATTGATCATTGATCCTGAAACCGAGCGTGTTTTGGGGGTGGGTATTGTCGGCAAAGGGGCGGGTGAACTGATCGCGGAAGCCACGCTGGCGGTTGAAATGGCTGCTTTGGCGACGGATCTCAAACTCACGATCCATGCGCATCCCACGCTTTCTGAAACCGTGATGGAAGCCGCCGAAATGTTCTTTGGCCAGAGCACACATATTTACAAGCCCAAACGCAGTAAATAGTTTGGTTTTTACAAGCAGCCACAAAGCCCTCTCCAATGAAGGGCTTTGTGGCTGCTTCTTCTTTGGAGTTGTTCAAACGAAGGGTTGATTTGTTGTTTGAACTATTGCTGCGTTCACTTACCTAGAGATTCATAAATATAACAAAAAAATTCAGTAGTATTGAATTTAAAGAAAAGTAATTTGATCTTTAAACTTTAAATACATCAGTTTATGCGAAGAAATAATTCTTCTTAATGTCCAAAGCATTTTTTTGTATTTTTTTTTCTGAATACATTTGATTAATGCGCTGAATTCACATTTGAAGGGTTTTAGAACTAAAAGAAACGCAAATATATTATTTTTAGGAATGAGATTTAAGTATCCCCAGGTCTTTAATTCTTTAGCTAAAAGTAAATACAATAGTTTTTGATCCTGGAGACTAAATTCACTTTGCCAAGAATCAGAAAGTGGGTGTTGGATTTGGAATCCTTGAACCTTCTGATAGGCTGAGCGATCTCCCCAGTACTGAAGTCCATTAAAAGTACTCTCCAATAAACATGAATCCCATTGAATTTTTAGCCATTGGCTCAACTCTTTCATGGTTT harbors:
- the aceE gene encoding pyruvate dehydrogenase (acetyl-transferring), homodimeric type, whose protein sequence is MTEAHEDAHAIEEIETREWLESLDYVIQDGGSERTRRLFVRLQNRAAKFGVDLPYSTTTPYVNTIPRHQQPPYPGRYEIERRIKSIMRWNAMAMVVRANRDEDGIGGHLSSFASSATLYEVGFNHFFQGKHGEKAADQIYFQGHAAPGIYARAFLEGRLSEEQLSNYRRELQTGGGLSSYPHPWLMPDFWEFPTVSMGLGPLMSIYQARFNKYLENRGLKKQTGKVWAFLGDGEMDEPESLGAISLAGREQLDNLVFVINCNLQRLDGPVRGNGKIVQELEGVFRGAGWNVLKVLWGSDWDTLLEKDKTGLLVQRMNETLDGEYQKIKASGSGAYVREHFFGKYPELLELVEDYTDDQLWNLHRGGHDSLKVYAAYHQAVHTQGMPTVILAKTIKGYGLGDSGQGKNVAHQQKKLTEDEIREFRSRFGIPIADEDLLSVPFYKPSPDSDEMQYLHEHRQKLGGPVPQRRVQLAPLAPPPDKLFSEFDGGSEGRELSTTMAYVRMLSRFLKDKNLGPLIVPIIPDEARTFGMEGLFNLYGIYSHAGQKYDPVDSDSLMRYREAQNGQILEEGITEAGSLSSFIAAGTAYASHGVNTIPFFTFYSMFGLQRVGDLVWAAGDMRCKGFLMGATAGRTTLAGEGLQHQDGNSHVLALPHPTLKAYDPAFAYEIGVLLQEGIRRMYVEQKDEFYYITIGNEAYAQPPMPEGVREGILKGLYRFKRSELVQPKARVQLWGSGALMPGVLKAAEMLERYGVAADVWSVTSYKELYQDALDAERWNLLHPEQPERQSWLQAALAETEGPVIAISDYCKVLALSLAKWVPQGLIALGTDGFGRSEGRTDLRRFFEVDAEHTTWTALSHLVRAGKLDASLLKEARSALRIDPEKPNPMSV
- a CDS encoding branched-chain alpha-keto acid dehydrogenase subunit E2, whose amino-acid sequence is MKREIFVPKLGDNVAAAEITQVLVAVGDRIAVDQPLIELESDKASVEIPSPAAGVVQSLAVKEGDSLQEGSLILVLEETGASEPVEVPVEKPVEKQSEKVPDPVVAVAPASGAFEMRIPKLGDNVAAAEITQLLVAVGDMLEKDQAVLELESDKASVEIPAPVAGVVKSLAVKPGDSVKEGDLVLVLESSAGATVPQPVAQAAPAQAPASVPAAPVVPVAGVAKPVPEPLAPSENPIPAAPSVRLFARELGVDLRQVKGSGPRGRISKEDVKLWVKAALKTGPAAPLGSAVSLSVPDLPDFSQWGGVHTEKLTPVRRATAAQMHRAWSQIPHVTQFDQADITEVETFRKARAKQVEAAGGKLTVTAILLKLCGLALKRFPKFNASLDLKNDQLIYKEYVNIGVAVDTPRGLLVPVIRAVDRKGVTGLSVELGEIAKKARDRKLGSEDLQGAGFSISNLGGVGTTYFTPIVNWPEVAILGVGRAQTQPVWRDGQFVPRQIMPLSLSYDHRVIDGAEAARFLRFLAEALESPLMLLMEGDL
- the lpdA gene encoding dihydrolipoyl dehydrogenase: MNHESYQVIVLGGGPGGYAAAFMAADLGLKVALVEKRVNPGGVCLFEGCIPSKAFLHAAELINESKHAASFGLEFAPPKIDIDKLRAWKDTKVVKGLTGGLGQLAKARKVQFIQGTGTIQDTHHLQVETANGQQTLHFEHLIVATGSSPIVLPFLPKSPRVMDSTAALELPDIPERLLVLGGGYIGLEMATVYAALGSKVTVVEMLDSLLAGADPDLVKPLHKRIEKQLAAILLKTKVTGAKEQGEELVVSFEGPDGKAFEQTFDRILVSVGRRPNGKGIGLENTKIELDQQGFIPVNPQRQTVEPSIYAIGDVAGQPMLAHKASHEGRVAVEAIAGHKVAFEPYAIPAVVFTDPEVAWCGLTEREAEAQGRKVEVAKFPWAASGRALTLDRTEGLTKLIIDPETERVLGVGIVGKGAGELIAEATLAVEMAALATDLKLTIHAHPTLSETVMEAAEMFFGQSTHIYKPKRSK